In the bacterium genome, GACTGACTTTTGAATTACATTTTCTATATTTTCATCATAATTTATATTTTTCAATTTTATCTTATATTCAACACTTGGAACAGTTGTAATCAAATTTAGGTTAAATTCACGCTCCAATCTTTCTTGAGTTATCTCCATATGAAGCAAACCTAAATAACCACAAAGAAAACCTGATCCAAGTGCAGGAGAAGTTATTTTTTGATAATTTAGTGCTGCATCATTCATAGCAAGCTTCTCCAAACTTTCAGAAAAAGTCAAAAACTCATCTGCATCAACTGGGAACAAAGATGCAAAAACCATTGACTTTGCAGGTTGATATCCAGGTAATTTTAATTTTGATTCTTCTGTTGAATTTTGAGTAGCAAGTGACTTATTTGTATCTGCATAACTATATGATGTGACAGTATCTCCAGTATGGATTTTCTTCAAATCTTTCAAACCGGTTGCTATATATCCAACTTCACCATTTCTCAATTCACTTGATGCAAAAAAACTCGGAGTTATATAGCCAATTTCAATTGGTGTAACTTCAGTATCAGTTCCAAGAAATTTGACCTTGTCATTTTTTTGAATTTTTCCTGAAAATATCCTAACTAAAGCAATTGCACCTTTGTGTTCATGAAAAAAAGAGTCAAAAACCAAAGCACGAAAAACTTCATTATTTCGATTACTTTCAATTACATTTTTCTTGCTCGGACTTGGGATTCTTTCTATAATTTGATCCAAAATTTCAGTTACACCAGCTCCCGTTTTTCCTGAACAACACAAAATTTCATCTCGAGAAAATCCTAAAGTATGAACTATCTCATCTTTTGTTTCTTCAACTTGAGCTGATGGAAGATCAATTTTATTTATAACAGGAATTATTTTCAAATCTTGCTCCATAGCAGCATAAAAGACTGACAAAGTTTGAGCTTGTATTCCTTGAGTTGCATCAACTAAAAGTAAACATCCTTCACAAGCAGCAAGTGAGCGACTTACCTCATAGCTAAAGTCAACATGACCCGGAGTATCTATCAGGTTCAAAACATGATTTTTATAATTCATTCTTGCACTTTGAAGTTTGATAGTGATTCCGCGCTCTTGTTCAAGTTCCAAAGTATCCAAAACTCGCTCTTTATCTTTCATTTCGCGTTCAGTAACTGAACCTGTTATCTCAAGAATTCTGTCAGCTAAAGTTGATTTTCCGTGATCAATATGTGCAATTATGCAAAAATTTCGAATTTGGTCCATAGTTAAATTGTTTAATATTTTACAAGATTATAGCAAAATTATTTTATTTTAATTTTGTACCATTGATTATATAATATAAATATGTCGCAACATCGTTTTTTCGTACAAAATCTAAATAATAAACCTATCTTAAATAAAAAAGAAATTGAACATGCAAGAAAAGTTTTGAGAATGAATATCGGCGATAATTTTATTGCTTTTGATGGCTTTGGGAATGTTTGGACTTGCGAGTTTGAGAATGATTTTAATCTCAAAGTTATCCAACATCAATTTATTGAAAAAGATAGACATATTTCAAGACTGATAATTAGTTTATTTAAATTTGATAGACTTGAATGGGCAATTGAAAAATGTACTGAACTTGGAATTGATGAAATAATATTTACCAAAACAAAGTTTTCTCAAATTGATTTAAATTTAGCTGAAAAAAAACTTGCCAGATGGAAAGAAATAACAATTTCTGCAAGTAAACAGTGTGAAAGAATTTACATCCCAGAACTTAAGGTGATGAAACCAGAACAAGTTTTGAAACTAAATGGAAGAAAGTTTATTGGAGTTACAGAGTTCGAAGTGAAAAAAAACTTTAACTCTTTCCCTTGGAAAAATTCTTGTGAAATTTCATTATTTATAGGTCCTGAAGGTGGATTTGAGAAGCAAGAACTAGAAGAAGTTATTAGCGCAGGTTTTGAACCTGTAAAAATATCTAACAGTATTTTAAGATCAGAAACTGCATGTATGGTGGGCAGTTTCTTGATCTCGGAGTAATAGTATTTTTAATAGGATAGAATTAAAGATAGGGTTGTATCTCTTCCACACTCACTCTTTCCTGCTTCATACTATCACGATATCTTACGGTTACCGTTCCATCTTTCAAAGTATCATAATCAATAGTTATACAAACTGGAGTTCCAATTTCGTCTTGCCTTCTATATCTTTTGCCAATTGAGCCTGACTCATCATACTCAACTATTCCTTGATAAGTATTGTACAAAATTTCCTTGCATTTTTTATATACTTCTTTAGCTTTCAAGCTTAACTCTTCTTTTTTCATCAAAGGTAAAACTGCAACTTTGACAGGTGCAAGTCTTTTGTCTAACTTTAGCACTAATCTAGTTTCTCCATTTTCCAAATTTTCCTCAGTATATGCACTATCCAAAAACATCAGAAATTGTCTAGCAACTCCAGTTGAAGTTTCCATGATATGCGGAACAAATCTTTCTTCAGTTATTTGATCAAAATAATCCAGTTTCACTCCAGAAAACTTGGAATGTTGCGACAAATCCCAATCTCCTCTTGCATGAATTCCTTCAATTTCTTTGAAACTATCTTTCATACATTTAAATTTGTACTCAATATCATAAGCATCACTTGCATAATGTGCTAGTTTTTCATGTTTGTACCAATGCAGTCTATCTTCAGCAATCCCATATTCTTTAAACCAATTCCATCTAACTTGTTTCCAGTCTTCATATAATTCTTTAGTATCTTTTGGATTATGAAAATATTGCATTTCCATTTGTTCAAATTCACGAGTTCGAAATATAAACTGCCTTGCGACTATTTCATTTCGAAATGCTTTTCCAATTTGTGCAATTCCAAATGGTAATTTCATAGATTGTGAAGTCAAAACATTTTTGTACTCAAGATAAATTCCACCACAAGTTTCAGGTCTCATATAAACCACATTTTCTTCTGATAATGTATCAGTTGGCGAGCCTAAGTTTGTTTTGACCATCAAACTAAATACTTTCGCTTCAGTAAAATCTTTGTTTCCGCAATTTGCACATTTCAACTTTCCTTCTGATTTTAATTTATCTAATTCAGCGTTGATAAATTCTAAAGGTTGTTTGTCTGCAGAAACTCCAAATTCTTCAAGTATATGATCAGCTCGATATCTAGCTTTGCAAGTTTTACAGTCAATTTGAGGATCATTAAATCCATCTACATGCCCTGAAGCTTTCCAAGTTATAGGATGCATGAAAATTCCAGAATCAAGTGCAACAATATCTTCTCTATCTTGGATCATGCTTTTCATCCAAGCATTTTTGATATTATTGGCAAATAAATATCCATAATGACCATAATCATAAACAGCAGCAAAACCTCCATAAATTTCAGAACTTGGAAAGACAAATGCATTTTGTTTGCAAAATGATGCAATGGATTCTAGATTAAGTTGTTTGTTATTATTTATAGTCATATTTATAGTATAAAAAAACCTCAACAAGCAACGCTGTTGCCTGTTGAGGACGAAATAAAATATTTACTCGTGGTTCCACCTCAATTACTTCTTATATTATTGAATTGTTGAAACTCAATTTGCCAAATTGAGGTAGTTATGAAAGCAACTTATTTGCTAGCAAATTTTGTATAAACTACTGTAAACAAAACTGCACCTAAAACAGCTATCAATAAATTCAATACATTAAACGAAGTGCTGAATGATAAGTTGAGTTCTTTTGTAGTCAAAAAGGTGTATAAAGTATTTCCTACAACTGAACCTACTATACCTAATAATGAGGTCATCCAAAAGCTATCAGATTTTCCCATTAGTTTGTTTGCTAGAAAGCCAACTAAAGCTCCAAACAATATTGCCAAAATTAAATTTAACATTTTTTTATGACATAAACTACATAATTGTACTTATGATTTTATAATTACAACTTAGTAGCTATAAATTTTAAATAAAAGACTTAACGCCATATTATAGCGAAGTCTTCGTCATTATATCTCTTTATATTCGTACCTTCAACTAATTTTATTTCAAAAACACCACTTTTTTCTAAAACTTTCTTAGTTTCACTTTTCTCACCATTAGTAAAATCATAGAAATAAGGATGTCTTGTATCATCAGTATTATCTAAAGATTCTGTACCTATTCGCATATATTGCTCATCGACTATCGAATTCCAAGCGAAAGTTTGATTCAGTCCTACAATTGTGGGAACTTTCACTATATTTAGGCTTGCAGAAGTATTTTTCAATATAACTTCACTTAAGTTCAAAGGCAAATTTACTTCGTAGCCTGTGAAATATTCAAATACAGTTGCATTTTCCTTGTAAATAGCTGGATTTTGAAATATTGTTTGAAGTTTCTTTTGCAAATTATTGTAGTTTTTTATTTTGAAATCGCTAGTCCCTTCAACTGGAGTAATATTTTCAGGCATAAATGTAGGATCAAGTACAATAGAAACCATCCCATTGTATTTGTCTTTCAAGCGAAGTCCAGCTAACAGATCATTTGCATCATAACTAGATATTTTTATATTGTTCTGCAAAGAAGTTACTATATCAGACAACTTTTGCGGATTCAGGAGTATGGAACTAGATAGAATCTTTGACCGAATGGCATCAATAACTTGCTGCTGTCTTCGAGACCGATCCCAATCAGTAGTATATTCGCGAGATCTTGCATATACCAAGGCTTCTTCTCCATTCATACTATGGTTGCCTGCCCTTAAACTCCATTCGCAATAATAACCATCTGCAAGTAAAACATTTTTGCAATTATTTTTCTTATATTCTGCAGATAATTCAGTTGGTGGATAGACATTTTTGATATCCTTCTCTACAGTAATGTCAATACCTCCAATTGCATCAATCAATTCCTTAAATCCATCCAAAGTAATGAATGCACTGTAATGTATCGGTAAACCAGTAATTTTAGTAACTTCTTGACTAACACCATTGATACCCATTTCGTAATCCTTTTTTATCCAACCCGAATTATAGTAAACTTGATTTATTTTCGATGTCTCTTTGTTACCATAAACATTTGTATAAGTAACCTGTGTATCTCGAGGTATAGAAATAAGGTTCAAGTAGTTAGTATCATGATCGTAACTAGCTACTATGATAGTATCCGTTAAACCACCTGAAGAATCGCCCTGATTTGCACCTCGACTGTCAACTCCCAACAAAAGTATGTTTGTTTTGCCATTTGTCCTTGGTAATTCCCTAGCATTACAAAAGATACCAGAACAAGTCGGTTTATCAAGCTCAACAATTTGGCAATTACCTTCAGCGCAATCATTAAAAACCTTATGAATTTGCGAATAAGCAGCATTTATAGATCCGAATGGATTTTTCAGATACAAAAACATAGATAATGCCAAAATTAAAAAAAACAAAATCAATAAAAGTAATAATTTATTTAGCTTTGATGACTTTTGATTCTTATCGTTATCCAACCTTATCCTTTTGGCAGATAAACTTTCAACTTTATTCCCGCTCTTTTTAGCCG is a window encoding:
- a CDS encoding elongation factor 4 — protein: MDQIRNFCIIAHIDHGKSTLADRILEITGSVTEREMKDKERVLDTLELEQERGITIKLQSARMNYKNHVLNLIDTPGHVDFSYEVSRSLAACEGCLLLVDATQGIQAQTLSVFYAAMEQDLKIIPVINKIDLPSAQVEETKDEIVHTLGFSRDEILCCSGKTGAGVTEILDQIIERIPSPSKKNVIESNRNNEVFRALVFDSFFHEHKGAIALVRIFSGKIQKNDKVKFLGTDTEVTPIEIGYITPSFFASSELRNGEVGYIATGLKDLKKIHTGDTVTSYSYADTNKSLATQNSTEESKLKLPGYQPAKSMVFASLFPVDADEFLTFSESLEKLAMNDAALNYQKITSPALGSGFLCGYLGLLHMEITQERLEREFNLNLITTVPSVEYKIKLKNINYDENIENVIQKSVQMLKGLGTTDDFDDNGYYILKSVTKFPDIAYIDQVLEPYSKLEIITPEEYIGPIMQLCSEKRAEYKSTEYLSTTGSKKYVQVKYEVPSNEIITDFFDRLKSVSQGYASMDYNFFEFRVSDIVKVDILVNHEASEPLSFLSHRTSADARGRRLVEKLKDLIPRQQFPIPIQAAIGMKIVARETIPQYRKDVLAGMSGGHVERKKKLLQAQKKGKERLKTFGSVEVPKEAFLAALRN
- a CDS encoding 16S rRNA (uracil(1498)-N(3))-methyltransferase, with product MSQHRFFVQNLNNKPILNKKEIEHARKVLRMNIGDNFIAFDGFGNVWTCEFENDFNLKVIQHQFIEKDRHISRLIISLFKFDRLEWAIEKCTELGIDEIIFTKTKFSQIDLNLAEKKLARWKEITISASKQCERIYIPELKVMKPEQVLKLNGRKFIGVTEFEVKKNFNSFPWKNSCEISLFIGPEGGFEKQELEEVISAGFEPVKISNSILRSETACMVGSFLISE
- a CDS encoding glycine--tRNA ligase; this translates as MTINNNKQLNLESIASFCKQNAFVFPSSEIYGGFAAVYDYGHYGYLFANNIKNAWMKSMIQDREDIVALDSGIFMHPITWKASGHVDGFNDPQIDCKTCKARYRADHILEEFGVSADKQPLEFINAELDKLKSEGKLKCANCGNKDFTEAKVFSLMVKTNLGSPTDTLSEENVVYMRPETCGGIYLEYKNVLTSQSMKLPFGIAQIGKAFRNEIVARQFIFRTREFEQMEMQYFHNPKDTKELYEDWKQVRWNWFKEYGIAEDRLHWYKHEKLAHYASDAYDIEYKFKCMKDSFKEIEGIHARGDWDLSQHSKFSGVKLDYFDQITEERFVPHIMETSTGVARQFLMFLDSAYTEENLENGETRLVLKLDKRLAPVKVAVLPLMKKEELSLKAKEVYKKCKEILYNTYQGIVEYDESGSIGKRYRRQDEIGTPVCITIDYDTLKDGTVTVRYRDSMKQERVSVEEIQPYL
- a CDS encoding GlsB/YeaQ/YmgE family stress response membrane protein — encoded protein: MLNLILAILFGALVGFLANKLMGKSDSFWMTSLLGIVGSVVGNTLYTFLTTKELNLSFSTSFNVLNLLIAVLGAVLFTVVYTKFASK
- a CDS encoding LCP family protein yields the protein MKQVNLGNYRNDSSNKKFTDSSNSTIFGDHNSNLAAKKSGNKVESLSAKRIRLDNDKNQKSSKLNKLLLLLILFFLILALSMFLYLKNPFGSINAAYSQIHKVFNDCAEGNCQIVELDKPTCSGIFCNARELPRTNGKTNILLLGVDSRGANQGDSSGGLTDTIIVASYDHDTNYLNLISIPRDTQVTYTNVYGNKETSKINQVYYNSGWIKKDYEMGINGVSQEVTKITGLPIHYSAFITLDGFKELIDAIGGIDITVEKDIKNVYPPTELSAEYKKNNCKNVLLADGYYCEWSLRAGNHSMNGEEALVYARSREYTTDWDRSRRQQQVIDAIRSKILSSSILLNPQKLSDIVTSLQNNIKISSYDANDLLAGLRLKDKYNGMVSIVLDPTFMPENITPVEGTSDFKIKNYNNLQKKLQTIFQNPAIYKENATVFEYFTGYEVNLPLNLSEVILKNTSASLNIVKVPTIVGLNQTFAWNSIVDEQYMRIGTESLDNTDDTRHPYFYDFTNGEKSETKKVLEKSGVFEIKLVEGTNIKRYNDEDFAIIWR